A region of Paenibacillus sp. 37 DNA encodes the following proteins:
- a CDS encoding carbohydrate ABC transporter permease gives MNSRLYNSPAGKVFDIFNYVMLGILGILTVLPFLYIIGNSFATEAEITERSFFLIPKVFSLSAYEYIFSSSTIFRSIGVSIFITVAGTLVNLFFTLTMAYPLSRSDFWGRNVMMNMVIFSMLFGGGMIPTYLVIRGLGLLDSYWALMLPGAISAFNLIVVKNFFQQMPPGLEEAARIDGCSDLGVLWRIVLPLSKPVIATFALFYAVGHWNNFFSALLYISDSDKWPLQVMLRQIVLLSQASVGDMANMDPNFVQPPEQSIKMAVIVVGTIPILLVYPFLQKHFAKGVMLGSIKG, from the coding sequence ATGAACAGCCGTCTATACAACAGCCCTGCCGGCAAGGTATTTGATATCTTCAATTACGTCATGCTGGGGATTCTGGGCATATTAACTGTCCTTCCGTTCCTGTATATTATAGGGAATTCTTTCGCAACGGAAGCCGAGATTACCGAACGCAGTTTTTTCCTCATTCCGAAGGTGTTTTCCCTCAGCGCGTATGAGTATATCTTTTCATCGTCCACGATCTTTCGCAGCATTGGTGTTTCCATTTTCATCACGGTGGCAGGTACACTGGTCAATCTGTTTTTCACACTAACGATGGCTTATCCACTATCCAGAAGTGACTTTTGGGGTCGCAACGTCATGATGAACATGGTGATCTTCTCGATGTTATTTGGCGGTGGCATGATTCCAACGTATCTCGTCATTCGTGGACTGGGACTGCTTGATTCCTACTGGGCCCTTATGCTTCCTGGCGCGATCAGCGCTTTTAACTTAATAGTTGTCAAAAACTTTTTTCAGCAAATGCCGCCCGGGCTGGAGGAAGCGGCCCGCATCGATGGCTGTTCGGATCTCGGGGTGCTGTGGCGAATCGTACTGCCTTTATCGAAGCCAGTCATTGCCACGTTTGCCTTGTTTTACGCCGTGGGACATTGGAACAACTTTTTCTCGGCACTGCTGTACATCTCCGACAGTGACAAATGGCCACTGCAAGTCATGCTGAGACAGATCGTGTTACTCTCGCAAGCCAGTGTCGGAGATATGGCAAACATGGACCCCAATTTTGTTCAGCCACCAGAGCAGTCGATCAAAATGGCGGTGATCGTTGTAGGTACCATTCCGATTTTGCTGGTGTATCCGTTTTTGCAGAAGCATTTTGCCAAAGGTGTCATGTTAGGTTCAATCAAAGGCTAA
- a CDS encoding glycosyl hydrolase, whose product MWNGDAFENPEAQYRVHPFWFWNGDMEEEQIKRQVAEMAAQGVGGFFICPRQGLQIPYLSEAWFDKVRVAVQAAADHGMQVWLYDEYPYPSGMAGGEVTLDFPEAKQRQLIHHQLVVQGGEAVELELPWGRVLVAKAIPKDAQGKRLWHESIDLRSKIGNIQTDQVYQETGLTSYNRKRFFTYQTAFRLLWDVPPGDWELIIFQEMEIDDFKYYGNFVDPCHKEAMSRFIELTHERYKSAVGNQFESVIKGMFSDEIAPLGRIPWSPQLPRYFSERCGYSLIDSLPALLYGDVPDAHRIRYDYYQSLHLLLRESYHKQVHDWCEEAGIHYAAEVPGVRMTTQLFSHMPGGDSAHEKIGRSLSWILERYGQKMRDNPKMVSSLSRQLGRSRNLIECFHSVGWSMTLQDAKWMIDRMAAMGTNFYNFHAFFYTIGGLAKHDAPPSQFLQNPYWKHFRQLGDYTGRLSYLMSTGAADIRIAVLDPTTTFWSLMGNPLHGFEYSGEDELERAQLERLTKDWMRITTHLLENRRDYDHLDPELLAEADLTDGIIQLGVARYDVLILPPMLNLEAAAWEQVKRFVHQGGTVISVGMPPHIAIQPGSPEGDEATQFFGAGEQPQEVYWGRGGDTGHDNRETMWHQGEGNAYFLPAGTGQGDDFSLELISLLLDQVLPEPICWIMEEESASLLMHTRQLSPGEHMVFLTNQEGQDLKGQLKLVARQLWDGTEQTEGACLVAERLDLETGQLQTLPYTSSGGECCISLTLAPYEAHAVRLTLQPAKEEALTTKVDVTDKTGSGFVTAVSAGANQARKIMVPSEGPWRLETVQPNILRMGQFHLQASNANGVILESQHVAVKPFIDQTAELSEQQHLPVQFNQVFGTPKKASVAYPIECRYTTTFELRTALPACLLFMDRAAVSGTWSMEINGHLLEKEQFDPIEITDHNNIACDITELLHSGLNEMTVIVQVTKDEDGIVDPLYLQGRFGVEFHHEGMASLVRESDTALRIGPEPQPLYPYFAGEMSYKRTFWLDEPGEDITSFELEFSDWRVQDVVEVRVNGHSLGVRCWSPYRWKGEASSLRPGDNDIEVRITNTLIGLLEGTYFDSEHHRLQDAGHLPVEELG is encoded by the coding sequence ATGTGGAACGGGGATGCATTTGAAAATCCCGAGGCGCAGTACCGGGTTCATCCCTTTTGGTTCTGGAACGGGGATATGGAAGAAGAGCAGATTAAGCGGCAGGTGGCTGAGATGGCCGCGCAAGGTGTAGGCGGATTCTTCATCTGTCCGCGTCAGGGACTACAGATTCCCTATCTCTCTGAAGCATGGTTCGATAAGGTGCGGGTTGCAGTGCAGGCAGCTGCCGACCATGGCATGCAGGTATGGTTATATGACGAATATCCATATCCAAGCGGGATGGCTGGCGGGGAAGTGACCCTTGATTTCCCTGAAGCGAAGCAGCGACAGCTCATACATCACCAGCTGGTGGTTCAGGGCGGAGAAGCTGTGGAACTGGAGTTGCCATGGGGACGAGTCTTGGTTGCCAAGGCGATTCCCAAGGATGCACAGGGCAAACGGTTGTGGCATGAATCCATTGATTTGCGCAGCAAAATCGGCAATATCCAGACGGACCAGGTGTATCAGGAGACAGGACTCACATCGTATAACCGCAAGCGGTTCTTCACCTACCAAACAGCGTTCCGCTTGTTGTGGGATGTTCCCCCGGGTGATTGGGAGTTGATTATATTTCAAGAAATGGAGATCGACGATTTCAAATATTACGGCAACTTTGTTGATCCTTGTCACAAGGAAGCGATGAGCCGTTTTATTGAACTGACACATGAGCGTTATAAGTCAGCGGTTGGAAATCAATTTGAAAGCGTAATCAAAGGCATGTTCTCGGATGAGATTGCACCGCTGGGTCGTATCCCCTGGTCACCACAGCTTCCCCGTTATTTCAGCGAGCGTTGTGGTTATAGTCTGATCGATTCGCTACCGGCGCTGTTATATGGTGATGTTCCGGACGCGCATCGGATTCGGTATGACTATTACCAGTCACTGCACCTGCTTCTCAGGGAGTCCTATCACAAACAGGTGCATGACTGGTGTGAGGAAGCAGGAATCCATTATGCGGCTGAGGTGCCTGGAGTACGGATGACCACCCAGTTGTTCAGCCATATGCCAGGTGGTGATTCGGCCCATGAGAAAATTGGACGATCCTTATCGTGGATTCTGGAACGATATGGCCAAAAGATGCGTGACAATCCCAAGATGGTCAGTTCGCTTTCCCGGCAATTGGGCCGAAGCCGCAATCTGATTGAATGTTTTCACAGTGTAGGCTGGTCCATGACGCTACAGGATGCCAAGTGGATGATTGATCGCATGGCCGCCATGGGCACCAATTTTTATAACTTTCACGCCTTTTTCTATACGATTGGTGGGCTTGCGAAGCATGACGCACCGCCATCTCAATTTTTACAGAATCCCTACTGGAAGCATTTCCGGCAGTTGGGGGATTATACCGGACGTTTGAGCTATCTCATGAGCACCGGAGCAGCAGATATTCGTATTGCCGTCCTTGACCCAACGACGACATTCTGGAGTCTGATGGGTAATCCGCTGCATGGATTTGAGTATAGCGGCGAGGACGAATTAGAACGCGCGCAACTGGAGCGCCTGACGAAGGACTGGATGCGGATTACTACCCATCTGCTCGAAAACAGACGTGACTATGATCACCTTGATCCCGAGTTGTTGGCGGAAGCTGACTTAACGGATGGCATCATTCAGCTCGGCGTTGCCCGTTATGACGTACTGATTCTGCCACCGATGCTGAATCTGGAGGCCGCGGCCTGGGAACAGGTGAAGCGATTCGTTCATCAGGGAGGGACCGTCATTTCTGTTGGGATGCCTCCACATATTGCGATTCAGCCGGGAAGTCCGGAGGGAGATGAAGCTACCCAGTTCTTTGGTGCGGGCGAGCAGCCGCAAGAGGTGTACTGGGGCCGTGGAGGGGACACGGGTCACGATAACCGTGAAACCATGTGGCATCAAGGTGAGGGGAATGCTTATTTTCTACCCGCAGGAACGGGGCAGGGAGATGACTTTTCGCTGGAGCTGATCTCTCTCCTGCTCGATCAGGTGTTGCCCGAACCCATCTGCTGGATTATGGAGGAGGAGAGCGCCTCCCTGTTGATGCACACCCGTCAATTGTCGCCTGGAGAGCACATGGTTTTTTTGACCAATCAGGAGGGTCAGGACCTGAAGGGTCAATTGAAGCTGGTCGCCAGACAGCTGTGGGATGGAACGGAGCAGACAGAGGGTGCTTGTCTGGTGGCAGAACGACTTGATCTGGAGACAGGACAGCTTCAGACATTACCGTATACGAGCAGTGGCGGGGAATGTTGTATTTCACTTACGCTGGCGCCTTATGAAGCACATGCTGTTCGTCTTACTTTACAACCTGCGAAGGAAGAGGCATTAACAACGAAGGTGGATGTAACAGACAAAACCGGTTCGGGGTTCGTAACGGCTGTATCGGCAGGAGCTAATCAGGCCCGTAAGATCATGGTCCCTTCGGAAGGGCCATGGCGACTGGAAACGGTGCAGCCTAACATTTTGCGAATGGGACAATTCCATCTTCAGGCTTCCAATGCTAATGGTGTGATTCTGGAAAGCCAGCATGTAGCTGTAAAACCGTTTATTGATCAGACGGCAGAATTATCGGAGCAGCAGCATCTGCCAGTCCAGTTTAATCAGGTGTTTGGCACACCGAAAAAGGCATCCGTCGCTTACCCGATCGAGTGCCGTTATACGACCACATTTGAGCTGAGAACGGCATTGCCTGCATGCCTTTTATTCATGGACAGAGCGGCGGTCTCGGGCACTTGGTCGATGGAGATTAATGGGCATCTGCTTGAAAAGGAACAATTCGATCCAATTGAAATAACCGACCACAATAATATCGCTTGTGATATTACAGAGCTGCTGCACAGCGGTCTTAACGAAATGACGGTGATTGTGCAGGTAACGAAAGATGAGGATGGCATCGTGGATCCCCTGTATCTACAGGGAAGATTCGGCGTGGAGTTCCATCATGAAGGCATGGCTTCGCTTGTACGGGAGTCGGACACGGCCCTTCGTATCGGACCTGAACCGCAGCCGCTGTATCCCTATTTTGCCGGGGAAATGAGTTATAAACGCACGTTCTGGCTGGATGAGCCAGGGGAAGATATTACCTCGTTTGAACTGGAATTTAGCGATTGGCGTGTGCAGGATGTGGTAGAAGTGCGGGTGAACGGACATAGTCTGGGTGTGAGATGCTGGTCTCCGTATCGCTGGAAGGGAGAGGCCTCCTCGTTGCGTCCGGGAGACAACGACATTGAAGTGCGGATTACCAACACATTGATCGGTCTGCTGGAAGGTACGTATTTTGATTCGGAACATCATCGATTACAGGATGCAGGTCATTTACCTGTTGAAGAATTAGGATAA
- a CDS encoding AraC family transcriptional regulator translates to MLILLIASIPGLITGIVMYQQVVGRMETEFNQMHQNQIENRARNVDDQLAYLEMNLSHWAFEPRFGNALRTLDFVYYFNETQEIVTTLYVLQGSHPLIKSAQLYLQEPKPILFNRDYTELNDEAKVQAYDRYLSMGNHVYWTDWVSSLNRDTEPSTNDSLLHMDAGNALVLVHKIPGESMNPFGALIITLDNEKVASLLKTLTPYDEGLTFLMDQEGNTLVTGNPGTAGETSAFEQQLKKEVALHADSRSFLFRYEDQTYSVSYGSLSRIDSDWTYVSAAPLTSVTSPVKLVSKIIVIASAGSLILGLLLSWFASRRIYSPVARMLHLLTPGRNETTPTDEKLDEFELLEQQWNELTSRSVTAHRQLQEQLPHLRDSFVLQLVQGHLYAYNEQDLQQRMRHLGFELEGQQYLLVQMYFTGYEQLQGRFGSQDTGLVTFAAVNITQEVAKNYFRQISVMNFHDLSSAMLVIAPQDEPVKSQAMLWGQELVEVIGRTLKMKVTLMVSRPAASLQELPGRFVEMEQAVAYRSVEEGSQILDLEDEACFRRNEAASYPLGLERELLQAIRLGKQDEAERVLEQFMSEITRTGSTEFQVQQMMLQLLGSIQHMMLQTGVTPYKLFGGCNMYERLSGIREPVQMRQWMINEVFIPYIQEVEVRSQEPLKLVVERTMLYIDTHYRSDISLENCADAEQMTPYALSKAFKQVSGINFIDYLTRVRMEAAKQLLRETTMKINDVAAAVGYQHSYFNRIFKKQEGVTPSQYRDQWFGQ, encoded by the coding sequence ATGCTTATTTTACTCATTGCCAGCATTCCCGGACTAATCACAGGTATCGTCATGTATCAACAGGTTGTTGGCCGGATGGAAACCGAGTTCAATCAGATGCATCAGAACCAGATCGAGAACCGGGCACGCAATGTGGACGACCAGCTGGCTTATCTGGAGATGAACTTATCCCATTGGGCTTTTGAACCGAGGTTTGGCAATGCACTACGTACACTGGATTTTGTGTATTATTTCAATGAAACGCAGGAGATTGTGACTACCTTATACGTATTACAAGGTTCCCATCCGCTGATCAAGTCAGCTCAGCTGTATTTGCAGGAGCCGAAGCCAATCTTGTTTAATCGGGATTATACCGAATTGAACGATGAAGCCAAAGTACAAGCATATGATCGATACCTTTCCATGGGGAACCACGTGTACTGGACAGACTGGGTTTCCAGCCTCAACAGAGATACCGAACCTTCGACCAACGACAGTCTACTGCATATGGATGCAGGTAATGCACTGGTTCTTGTACATAAGATTCCGGGGGAGAGCATGAATCCGTTTGGTGCACTGATTATTACGTTGGATAACGAGAAAGTCGCCAGTTTATTGAAAACGCTTACTCCATATGATGAAGGTTTAACGTTCCTTATGGATCAGGAAGGCAACACACTGGTTACCGGGAATCCGGGAACGGCGGGGGAGACTTCTGCTTTTGAACAGCAGCTAAAAAAAGAAGTGGCCCTGCATGCCGATAGCCGTTCATTCCTGTTCCGATATGAGGATCAGACCTATTCTGTCTCGTATGGCTCGTTGAGTCGGATTGATTCGGACTGGACGTACGTCTCCGCAGCACCTTTGACCTCAGTCACTTCGCCCGTCAAGCTGGTATCCAAGATCATCGTCATTGCGAGTGCAGGCAGTCTCATCCTGGGATTGTTGTTATCCTGGTTTGCTTCCCGCCGCATCTATTCGCCTGTAGCACGGATGCTGCACCTGCTTACGCCTGGTAGAAACGAAACTACACCAACGGATGAGAAGCTGGACGAGTTTGAGCTGCTGGAGCAACAGTGGAACGAACTGACCTCCCGCAGTGTAACGGCACATCGCCAGTTGCAGGAGCAACTTCCTCATCTGCGCGACAGCTTTGTCTTACAACTTGTGCAGGGACATCTATATGCCTATAACGAGCAGGATCTCCAGCAGCGCATGCGTCATCTCGGATTTGAGCTGGAGGGCCAGCAGTATTTGCTGGTGCAGATGTATTTTACGGGGTACGAGCAGCTGCAAGGCAGATTTGGAAGCCAGGACACGGGATTAGTTACCTTTGCAGCAGTGAATATTACTCAAGAAGTGGCGAAAAATTATTTCAGGCAGATCAGTGTCATGAACTTTCATGACCTGTCTTCCGCCATGCTTGTGATTGCTCCTCAGGACGAACCTGTGAAGTCACAAGCGATGTTATGGGGACAGGAGCTAGTGGAGGTCATTGGACGAACACTCAAAATGAAGGTGACCTTGATGGTCAGCCGCCCGGCAGCTTCACTTCAGGAATTGCCTGGACGATTCGTGGAGATGGAACAGGCCGTGGCATATCGCAGTGTGGAGGAAGGAAGTCAGATCCTCGATCTGGAGGATGAGGCGTGTTTCCGCAGAAACGAAGCAGCTTCCTATCCGCTTGGACTGGAACGTGAGTTGCTACAGGCGATTAGGCTGGGCAAGCAGGACGAAGCTGAACGTGTGCTGGAACAATTCATGAGTGAGATTACGCGGACGGGGAGTACCGAATTTCAGGTGCAGCAGATGATGCTGCAATTACTCGGCAGTATTCAGCACATGATGTTGCAAACGGGGGTCACACCTTATAAGCTGTTTGGTGGTTGCAACATGTATGAACGTTTATCAGGTATTCGTGAACCTGTACAAATGAGACAGTGGATGATAAATGAGGTATTCATACCTTATATACAAGAGGTTGAGGTACGATCGCAGGAACCGCTGAAACTGGTGGTGGAACGAACGATGTTGTACATCGATACACATTACCGCAGCGACATTTCGCTGGAAAACTGTGCTGACGCGGAGCAGATGACACCCTATGCACTGAGCAAGGCATTCAAACAGGTATCGGGCATCAATTTTATTGATTATCTGACACGTGTGAGAATGGAGGCGGCGAAGCAATTGTTACGGGAGACAACGATGAAAATCAATGATGTTGCGGCGGCTGTGGGATATCAGCACAGTTATTTTAATCGGATTTTCAAGAAACAGGAGGGAGTTACGCCGAGTCAATATCGCGATCAATGGTTTGGACAATAA
- a CDS encoding extracellular solute-binding protein, whose protein sequence is MGQKNGFKKGALLLSASLVLSTILGACSTDKADSGTATSGTDQLTIMLPNFEAENPPDNSPVIQKLEELTKVDVNLQWVPSSSYEDKFNITLASGKLPQIMVVLGKSPSFINAARTGAFWELGPYLKDYPNLSQMNEIITNNASIDGKTYGIYRARPLGRNGVTIRKDWLANLGLEDPKTIDEFYNVLKAFTKDDPDGNGKDDTYGLVASKFTGPWDNMQVWFGAPNKWGDDGSGGLIPAHETPEYMEALKFFRQIYSEGLVNKDFAVMDATKLPDPFVNGQAGVMVDVADNAQRMDQKILDKDPNATGRVDVLQAMEGPKGLRDMPTSGYSGMIAISKGSVKTEEELKKVLSFLDQLNEPELQALLGNGLEGKQYEKKENYIIPSTDKLALRDLQGLNQILMFVPEDKTLRVQQTPVREKVAQVQKANEEIVIANPGEPLISDVYAQKGPQLDNIINDARIKYIVGQIDEKGFEDAVTLWKNNGGDDYVKEVNELYAALK, encoded by the coding sequence ATGGGACAAAAAAACGGATTCAAAAAAGGGGCACTGCTACTCTCTGCGTCACTGGTACTTAGTACAATTCTGGGCGCATGCTCCACGGACAAAGCAGATTCAGGAACCGCTACGAGTGGCACCGATCAGCTCACGATTATGCTACCGAACTTTGAAGCGGAGAATCCGCCGGACAACAGCCCGGTCATACAGAAGCTTGAAGAACTGACCAAGGTGGACGTGAACTTGCAGTGGGTGCCAAGCAGCTCGTATGAAGACAAATTCAACATTACACTGGCCTCGGGAAAGCTGCCTCAGATTATGGTGGTGTTAGGGAAGTCTCCAAGTTTCATTAATGCGGCACGAACCGGAGCGTTCTGGGAACTGGGTCCTTATCTGAAGGACTATCCGAACCTGAGCCAAATGAATGAAATCATCACCAATAATGCCTCTATCGATGGCAAAACGTATGGGATTTATCGGGCTCGCCCTCTGGGACGTAATGGGGTGACTATCCGTAAGGACTGGCTGGCGAATCTGGGGCTGGAAGATCCAAAGACGATTGATGAATTTTACAATGTATTGAAAGCGTTCACGAAGGATGACCCGGACGGTAACGGAAAGGATGATACGTACGGTCTGGTAGCCAGCAAATTCACGGGCCCGTGGGATAACATGCAGGTATGGTTCGGTGCTCCTAACAAATGGGGAGATGATGGCAGCGGAGGTCTGATTCCGGCGCATGAGACACCAGAATACATGGAAGCACTGAAATTTTTCCGTCAGATCTACAGCGAGGGTCTGGTGAACAAGGACTTTGCCGTGATGGATGCAACGAAACTGCCTGACCCATTTGTGAATGGGCAAGCGGGTGTCATGGTCGATGTGGCAGATAATGCCCAGCGCATGGACCAGAAAATACTTGATAAAGATCCGAATGCGACAGGACGGGTGGATGTGCTGCAAGCCATGGAAGGTCCGAAGGGGCTGCGGGATATGCCAACGTCCGGATATTCCGGAATGATTGCCATCTCCAAAGGCAGTGTCAAAACCGAAGAGGAACTGAAGAAGGTGCTAAGCTTTCTGGATCAACTCAATGAGCCAGAATTGCAGGCGCTGCTTGGGAATGGACTGGAAGGCAAGCAGTATGAGAAAAAAGAAAACTATATCATTCCATCCACTGACAAGCTTGCTCTCCGCGATCTGCAGGGCTTGAATCAGATTTTGATGTTTGTTCCCGAGGACAAAACGCTTCGCGTACAACAGACACCTGTCCGTGAAAAGGTTGCACAGGTGCAGAAGGCCAACGAAGAGATTGTCATCGCCAATCCTGGTGAACCGCTGATCTCTGATGTTTATGCTCAGAAAGGACCGCAGCTGGACAATATCATTAACGATGCACGGATCAAATATATCGTAGGTCAGATTGATGAGAAAGGATTCGAAGATGCTGTTACCCTGTGGAAGAACAACGGCGGAGACGATTATGTGAAAGAAGTCAATGAACTGTACGCTGCACTGAAGTAG
- a CDS encoding dipeptidase produces the protein MKEQTYFEQNREKHLAELNEWLSIPSISAISAHKEDVNRAAQWAADALTRAGMENVEVIQTAGHPIVYADHLHAPGKPTALIYGHYDVQPVDPLNLWETPPFEPTVRDGKLYARGATDDKGQIFLHIKAVEAILAENKELPVNVKFCIEGEEEISSPNLPIYLNDNTDKLRADMVLISDTSLLEKGKPAISTGLRGLCSLHVDLNTANTDLHSGSFGGGVPNALHALVSLLASLHDEQGRVSVDGFYDGVLPLSPEMREEFVKQGFNEEQLRQDLGLEQLYGEEGYSFVERVGARPTLELNGVWGGFQGEGSKTVIPKEAHAKITCRLVADQDPQHVLDRIEAHLRAHVQPGATLHVKQIEKAFAFNTDPSNPILQKAADAYEHVYGVRALFTKDGGSIPIVEKLSRVLEIPAVMMGFGLPDENLHAPNEHFNLENFDKGLLTIVQFLKSL, from the coding sequence ATGAAAGAACAGACTTATTTTGAACAAAATAGAGAAAAACACCTGGCAGAACTGAATGAATGGTTGTCCATTCCGAGTATTTCCGCCATTTCAGCGCATAAAGAGGATGTTAATCGTGCAGCACAATGGGCAGCAGATGCGCTCACACGTGCAGGTATGGAGAACGTAGAGGTCATTCAAACGGCTGGACATCCGATTGTCTATGCAGATCACCTGCATGCACCCGGCAAACCGACGGCTCTGATCTATGGACACTATGATGTACAACCTGTTGATCCGCTTAACCTGTGGGAGACACCTCCTTTCGAACCTACCGTTCGTGATGGCAAGCTGTATGCTCGTGGTGCAACGGATGACAAAGGACAGATTTTCCTACATATCAAGGCAGTAGAAGCCATTCTCGCCGAAAACAAAGAACTGCCGGTTAACGTTAAGTTCTGCATCGAAGGCGAAGAGGAAATCTCCAGCCCGAACCTGCCCATCTATCTGAATGACAATACGGACAAGCTGCGTGCAGACATGGTACTGATCTCGGATACATCCCTGCTTGAAAAAGGAAAACCTGCGATCTCCACTGGCCTGCGTGGCCTATGCTCGCTTCACGTGGATCTGAACACAGCCAATACCGACTTGCACTCCGGTTCATTTGGTGGTGGTGTACCGAACGCACTGCACGCACTCGTATCCCTGCTCGCTTCGTTGCATGATGAGCAAGGCCGTGTAAGTGTAGATGGTTTCTACGATGGAGTTCTGCCACTGTCTCCTGAGATGAGAGAAGAATTTGTGAAACAGGGCTTCAATGAAGAACAGCTTCGTCAAGACCTCGGACTGGAACAATTGTACGGCGAAGAAGGTTACTCGTTCGTGGAACGTGTTGGCGCTCGTCCAACATTGGAACTGAACGGTGTATGGGGCGGTTTCCAAGGTGAAGGCAGCAAAACGGTTATTCCGAAGGAAGCTCATGCCAAAATCACCTGCCGCCTCGTGGCGGACCAAGATCCACAACATGTATTGGATCGTATCGAAGCACATCTGCGCGCTCACGTTCAACCGGGTGCAACGCTGCATGTGAAACAGATCGAAAAAGCTTTTGCTTTCAACACTGATCCTTCCAATCCAATTCTGCAAAAAGCAGCAGATGCGTATGAGCACGTGTATGGCGTTCGTGCCCTCTTTACCAAAGATGGCGGCTCCATTCCGATTGTTGAGAAGCTCTCACGTGTACTCGAAATCCCTGCTGTCATGATGGGCTTTGGCTTGCCGGATGAGAATCTGCATGCTCCGAACGAGCACTTCAACCTGGAGAACTTTGATAAAGGGTTGTTGACGATTGTTCAGTTTTTGAAGAGTTTATAA
- a CDS encoding ABC transporter permease — MATRPLKQESNWKRQIKRNKWLYVLVLPGFLYFVIFKYLPMWGIIIAFQDYQPFLGIRESNWVGLENFTNFFSNPDFFRLLRNTLVLALYDLIFFFPAPIIIALLLNEIRVAFFKRTIQTLVYVPHFVSMVIIASITYVFLTPQGGVLYDLIAWITGKPIDVLSSPGSFRPLIIVQMMWKEMGWGTIIFLAALAGVDTEQYEASIVDGAGRLRRMWHITLPAIRTTIVILLILRLGNFLDTGFEQIYLMTNSLNRDVADVFDTYVYTVGITQGAFSYSTAVGLFKSVVGIILVLGSNKLAKKFGHPGIY, encoded by the coding sequence ATGGCCACAAGGCCATTAAAACAGGAGTCCAATTGGAAAAGGCAGATTAAACGAAACAAATGGTTATATGTACTTGTGCTTCCCGGCTTTTTGTACTTTGTCATCTTTAAATACTTGCCCATGTGGGGGATCATCATTGCCTTTCAGGACTACCAGCCTTTCCTTGGCATTCGGGAGAGCAACTGGGTGGGGCTGGAGAACTTTACGAACTTTTTCTCCAACCCGGACTTCTTCCGACTATTACGCAATACGCTGGTTCTTGCGCTGTATGATCTTATCTTCTTTTTCCCGGCACCGATCATTATAGCTTTATTATTAAATGAAATTCGGGTCGCTTTCTTCAAAAGAACGATTCAAACGCTGGTCTATGTACCCCATTTTGTATCCATGGTGATTATCGCCAGTATCACGTATGTGTTTCTGACCCCGCAGGGCGGGGTGTTATACGACCTGATCGCCTGGATTACAGGCAAGCCTATTGATGTACTCTCCAGTCCGGGTTCGTTCCGTCCGCTGATTATTGTTCAGATGATGTGGAAGGAGATGGGTTGGGGCACAATCATTTTCTTGGCAGCCCTCGCAGGTGTCGATACGGAACAATATGAAGCCTCCATTGTGGATGGCGCCGGACGATTACGACGGATGTGGCATATCACGCTTCCAGCCATTCGTACGACCATAGTCATTTTGCTTATTCTCAGACTGGGGAACTTCCTCGATACCGGATTTGAGCAGATCTATCTGATGACCAACTCCCTCAACCGGGATGTAGCGGACGTATTTGATACGTATGTGTACACGGTAGGGATTACGCAAGGTGCATTCAGTTACAGTACTGCTGTTGGACTATTCAAGTCTGTGGTGGGGATTATCCTGGTGCTTGGCAGTAATAAACTTGCGAAAAAATTCGGCCATCCCGGAATTTATTAA